The Phycisphaerales bacterium AB-hyl4 genome has a window encoding:
- a CDS encoding PEP-CTERM sorting domain-containing protein, whose product MNILTTISTLGLALSISAAANGAPITGSLEANQLQTTDRWNNITPTVEWQITDNQDGQTWNYAYTFIGFDGRAIPTISHFILQLSEGAPAEDFTSFTSSGAGFDGNNFTDFRLFNQGQPSDPNLQSNVYGVKIDLQNTGDNFTIAFDANRLPMWGDIHIKGGQSEAWNQDFAVEVANLHDYFADHALDATGNELAKILVPNSIVPEPGTLALLGIGGFTLLIRRRAAASPAQ is encoded by the coding sequence ATGAACATCCTGACCACGATTTCAACGCTCGGCCTGGCATTGAGCATCAGCGCTGCCGCGAACGGTGCGCCGATCACCGGCTCACTCGAAGCCAACCAGCTTCAAACCACCGACAGGTGGAACAACATCACGCCAACGGTCGAATGGCAGATCACCGACAACCAGGATGGCCAGACCTGGAATTACGCCTATACCTTCATCGGCTTCGACGGGCGAGCCATCCCGACGATCAGCCACTTCATCCTTCAGTTGAGCGAAGGCGCGCCAGCCGAGGACTTCACGTCATTCACCAGTTCCGGAGCCGGCTTCGACGGCAATAACTTCACAGACTTCCGCCTGTTCAACCAAGGCCAACCATCGGACCCGAATCTGCAAAGCAACGTGTATGGCGTCAAAATCGACCTGCAGAACACCGGAGACAACTTCACCATCGCCTTCGATGCCAACCGACTTCCCATGTGGGGCGACATTCACATCAAAGGCGGCCAGAGTGAAGCATGGAACCAGGATTTCGCGGTGGAAGTCGCCAACCTGCACGACTATTTCGCGGACCACGCCCTCGATGCGACCGGCAACGAACTGGCCAAGATCCTGGTTCCCAACTCAATTGTCCCCGAGCCGGGCACGCTCGCGCTGCTTGGCATCGGCGGCTTCACCCTGCTGATCCGCAGACGAGCTGCGGCATCGCCTGCACAGTGA
- a CDS encoding phosphatidylserine decarboxylase, whose amino-acid sequence MLSGYARNEWLTIIAVGLMISGVTFVVGWWWLSVLVVIATVALVLFFRDPHRRVPTQRGAVVAPADGRVSSVHRVEHFEPFDEPAVCIRIFLSVLDVHINRSPCHGEVVSITHKPGKHLNALNPDSAEVNESNLLVMVHPIRRQPVAAVRQVAGLLARTIVCAAEVGKVLQRGERIGIIKLGSTTELYLPESLGPEVQVQQGQKVLAGRTVVAMTASRETGTATVVPRASGESEPGDEASNQEASSLVEASDVEADQPRQEPSA is encoded by the coding sequence ATGCTCAGCGGTTATGCGCGAAATGAGTGGCTGACGATTATCGCCGTCGGCCTGATGATCAGCGGCGTCACGTTCGTGGTCGGCTGGTGGTGGCTGTCGGTGCTGGTGGTGATCGCCACGGTTGCGCTGGTGCTGTTTTTCCGCGACCCGCATCGGCGTGTGCCGACGCAGCGCGGCGCGGTCGTCGCGCCGGCCGACGGGCGGGTCAGCTCGGTGCACCGGGTGGAGCATTTCGAGCCGTTCGACGAGCCGGCGGTGTGCATCCGCATCTTTTTGAGCGTGCTGGACGTGCACATCAACCGAAGCCCCTGCCACGGCGAGGTGGTTTCGATCACGCACAAGCCGGGCAAGCATCTGAACGCGCTCAATCCCGACTCGGCCGAGGTGAACGAGTCGAACCTGCTGGTGATGGTGCACCCGATTCGGCGGCAGCCGGTGGCGGCGGTGCGGCAGGTGGCGGGGTTGCTCGCGCGGACGATCGTCTGTGCGGCGGAGGTGGGCAAGGTGTTGCAGCGAGGCGAGCGGATCGGCATCATCAAGCTCGGCTCGACGACAGAGCTGTACCTGCCCGAATCGCTGGGCCCCGAGGTGCAGGTGCAGCAGGGGCAGAAGGTGCTCGCCGGCCGAACGGTCGTTGCGATGACCGCTTCCCGCGAGACAGGCACCGCCACGGTCGTGCCACGCGCATCGGGCGAGAGCGAGCCTGGCGACGAGGCGTCGAACCAAGAGGCATCCAGCCTGGTCGAAGCGTCCGATGTGGAGGCGGACCAGCCAAGGCAAGAGCCATCAGCCTGA
- a CDS encoding helix-turn-helix domain-containing protein — protein MAKMFYTLQEAAEKLGLDEDQVKEMAAEGKLQQFRDRDKLMFKREQIDQMAGGSSSDSSADAGASGSGVIPLADDSAHDTDAIDLKDETHTAGQTQPGTQQGTSGGSSVGGSGVDVFESGELEPIDPGAQTQVTQSVEDDDNLALESVGSGSGLLDLTRESDDTSLGAAELLEEISSGGSTPGESAVGSGSVGSSGVFESAIAMEPGQSATTLESIGDEPTETVAGTRMEVTYSDEAYDPAGSGFGAGMLLGAMIALILGLIVVIGWIGGIQTPVAQMMAQSDMHLMIWSVGLLLGSIVLGVVGLVVGKAAAR, from the coding sequence ATGGCGAAGATGTTCTATACGCTTCAGGAAGCTGCCGAGAAGCTGGGTCTGGATGAGGATCAGGTCAAGGAAATGGCCGCGGAAGGCAAGCTTCAGCAGTTTCGCGACCGTGACAAGCTGATGTTCAAGCGCGAGCAGATCGACCAGATGGCCGGCGGCTCGTCGTCGGACAGCAGTGCCGACGCGGGTGCCAGCGGCAGTGGGGTCATCCCTCTGGCTGACGACAGCGCTCACGACACAGACGCGATCGACCTGAAAGACGAGACGCACACGGCAGGGCAGACGCAGCCCGGCACGCAGCAGGGCACGTCTGGCGGTTCTTCGGTTGGCGGTTCGGGTGTCGACGTGTTTGAGTCCGGCGAACTCGAGCCGATCGATCCCGGTGCGCAGACCCAGGTCACGCAGTCGGTGGAAGATGACGACAACCTCGCGCTGGAAAGCGTCGGCTCAGGCTCGGGCCTGCTCGACCTGACGCGCGAAAGTGACGACACGAGCCTCGGCGCTGCCGAGTTGCTGGAAGAGATTTCCTCCGGCGGGAGCACGCCGGGTGAGTCGGCGGTGGGCTCGGGATCGGTGGGCTCGTCAGGCGTGTTCGAGAGCGCGATCGCGATGGAGCCGGGGCAGTCGGCGACGACGCTGGAATCGATCGGCGATGAGCCGACCGAGACCGTCGCCGGCACGCGGATGGAAGTCACATACAGCGATGAGGCGTATGACCCGGCGGGGAGCGGGTTTGGCGCGGGCATGTTGCTGGGCGCGATGATCGCTTTGATCCTCGGCCTGATCGTGGTCATCGGCTGGATCGGCGGCATTCAGACGCCGGTGGCGCAGATGATGGCCCAGTCGGACATGCACCTGATGATCTGGTCGGTCGGCCTGCTGCTGGGCAGCATCGTGCTGGGCGTGGTTGGCCTGGTGGTCGGCAAGGCCGCGGCACGGTGA
- a CDS encoding metallophosphoesterase, with protein sequence MPLTPRLIQPVDLSLPHLPDRLVGLRIAHLTDLHIRRHTRLHTRIARQLADTPCDLLILTGDYMENTGHEAATIDTLAKLLNPLHPRLGTFGVFGNHDNAPFRDHALNLPVHWLINDTALPTPDLELWGLDTRTKSDHEGADAIAMLRHRQSHPTNTHTNADSNANPNNRPLKILLAHSPAHLTVAADLGIDLMLSGHTHGGQCRLPTGHALVNACDMPLHLIAGVLRHRNTLATVSRGVGHSGRIPRAFCPPHIPLYTLHQQPLPGQFTLGIKNVHPW encoded by the coding sequence ATGCCCCTCACCCCCCGCCTCATCCAGCCTGTCGACCTCAGCCTCCCCCACCTGCCCGACAGGCTGGTTGGCCTGCGCATCGCCCACCTCACCGACCTGCACATCCGGCGACACACGCGCCTGCATACCCGCATCGCCCGACAGCTCGCAGACACCCCCTGCGACCTCCTCATCCTCACCGGCGACTACATGGAAAACACCGGCCACGAAGCCGCCACCATCGACACACTCGCAAAACTGCTCAATCCCCTGCACCCGCGACTCGGCACGTTCGGCGTCTTCGGCAACCACGACAACGCGCCCTTCCGCGACCACGCCCTCAACCTCCCCGTGCACTGGTTGATCAACGACACCGCCCTCCCCACGCCAGACCTCGAACTCTGGGGCCTCGACACCCGCACCAAATCCGACCACGAAGGCGCCGACGCCATCGCCATGCTCCGACACCGACAATCACATCCCACCAACACCCACACCAACGCCGACTCCAACGCCAACCCCAACAATCGCCCCCTGAAAATCCTGCTCGCTCACTCCCCCGCCCACCTCACCGTCGCCGCCGACCTCGGCATCGACCTCATGCTCAGCGGCCACACCCACGGCGGCCAATGCCGACTCCCCACCGGCCACGCCCTCGTCAACGCCTGCGACATGCCCCTCCACCTCATCGCCGGCGTCCTCCGACACCGCAACACCCTCGCCACCGTCTCCCGCGGCGTCGGACACTCCGGCCGCATCCCCCGCGCCTTCTGCCCACCCCACATCCCCCTCTACACACTCCACCAACAACCCCTCCCAGGCCAATTCACCCTCGGCATCAAAAACGTACACCCCTGGTAA
- the pheT gene encoding phenylalanine--tRNA ligase subunit beta, whose protein sequence is MKTSLAWLNDYLDRKIDADEAERLLTRVGFPLDGRDLVNLTSGNQDEQLDVEITSNRSDCLSHVGLAREVAAASGAGMKRPAIEIAEDASLAVSERTQVANEQPTLCPLYTARVIEGVKVGPSPKWLVDRLEAVGLRSVNNVVDVTNYVLLELGQPLHAFDMSKLTEGRIVVRRASKGEGFTAIDGSKHELRDDMLVIADAKRPIAVAGVMGGQDSEVSEGTTNVLLESAIFAPLSVRRTSRRLKLASDSSYRFERGVDPLGVERASQRAAQLIVMLAGGRLAQGVIRAGQSDPAAVQVTMRVERCNALLGTAMSAQQQAGYLDRLELSPRIDAGKIICTVPTFRLDLKREVDLVEEVGRSHGFDAIDRQERISIEARPRQSSVEARRRLSQALVAHGFHETITLSFVGKAEGQPFVPAGSSPVLVNDDLRKAEPMLRPSLLPSLLICRKANQDAGNADVRLFESAAAWHEVNGEMIEQRQLALLADAGDAQQAVRDLRGTIEDAVEQLGGQAARAGLSFEPVERETYAAAATVRLHGEAIGVMGLLADGARDVFDVKTPVVAAELLAEPMLKLYPPTRQVQALPRHPAIERDLSVLVSEDVLWREIEQAVREAQPALLESVRFIGTYRGKPIAAGQKSVSFRMVFRDPGKTLRHDEVDPQVETVVAALKDAVSAALRV, encoded by the coding sequence ATGAAGACGAGCCTAGCCTGGTTGAATGATTATCTGGATCGCAAGATTGACGCGGACGAAGCGGAGCGGCTGCTGACGCGCGTGGGCTTTCCGCTGGACGGCAGGGACCTGGTGAACCTGACCAGCGGGAATCAGGATGAGCAGCTTGACGTGGAGATCACGTCGAACCGCAGCGATTGCCTGAGCCATGTGGGGCTGGCGCGTGAGGTGGCGGCGGCGTCGGGGGCGGGGATGAAGCGGCCGGCGATCGAGATTGCGGAAGATGCGTCGTTGGCGGTGAGCGAGCGGACGCAGGTTGCCAATGAGCAGCCGACGCTTTGCCCGCTGTACACGGCTCGGGTGATTGAAGGCGTGAAGGTCGGGCCGAGCCCGAAGTGGCTGGTCGATCGGCTGGAAGCGGTCGGGCTGCGCAGCGTGAACAACGTGGTGGATGTGACGAACTACGTGCTGCTGGAACTCGGGCAGCCGTTGCACGCGTTTGACATGAGCAAGCTGACGGAGGGGCGGATTGTGGTGCGCCGCGCGAGCAAGGGGGAAGGTTTTACCGCGATTGATGGCAGCAAGCATGAGCTGCGCGACGACATGCTGGTGATCGCGGACGCGAAGCGGCCGATCGCGGTGGCGGGTGTGATGGGCGGGCAGGACAGCGAGGTGAGCGAGGGGACGACGAACGTGTTGCTGGAGTCGGCAATCTTCGCGCCGCTGAGCGTGCGTCGGACGAGTCGTCGGCTGAAGCTGGCGAGCGATTCGAGCTACCGCTTTGAGCGCGGCGTGGACCCGTTGGGCGTGGAGCGTGCGAGCCAACGGGCGGCGCAGTTGATCGTGATGTTGGCAGGCGGTCGGCTTGCGCAGGGTGTGATTCGAGCGGGGCAGAGCGACCCGGCGGCGGTGCAGGTGACGATGCGCGTCGAGCGGTGTAATGCGCTGCTGGGCACGGCGATGAGTGCGCAGCAGCAGGCGGGTTATCTGGATCGGCTTGAGTTGTCGCCGCGCATTGATGCGGGCAAGATCATTTGCACCGTCCCGACGTTTCGGCTGGACCTGAAGCGCGAGGTTGATCTGGTTGAGGAGGTTGGTCGATCGCATGGCTTTGATGCGATCGATCGGCAGGAGCGGATCTCGATCGAAGCTCGGCCGAGGCAAAGCTCGGTCGAAGCGCGTCGGCGGCTGAGCCAGGCGCTGGTGGCGCATGGGTTCCATGAGACGATCACGCTGAGCTTTGTGGGTAAGGCGGAGGGGCAGCCGTTCGTGCCTGCGGGGTCGAGCCCGGTGCTGGTGAATGATGACTTGCGTAAGGCGGAGCCGATGCTGCGGCCGTCGCTGCTGCCGAGTTTGCTCATCTGCCGAAAGGCGAACCAGGACGCGGGCAACGCGGACGTGCGGTTGTTCGAGTCGGCGGCGGCGTGGCATGAAGTGAATGGTGAGATGATCGAGCAGCGGCAGTTGGCGTTGCTGGCTGACGCGGGCGATGCGCAGCAGGCGGTGCGCGATCTGCGCGGCACGATTGAAGATGCGGTCGAGCAACTCGGCGGGCAGGCGGCGCGGGCGGGGCTGAGCTTTGAGCCGGTGGAGCGCGAGACGTATGCGGCGGCGGCGACGGTTCGGCTGCATGGAGAGGCGATCGGTGTGATGGGGCTGCTCGCGGACGGGGCGCGGGATGTGTTTGATGTGAAGACGCCGGTGGTCGCGGCGGAGTTGTTGGCTGAGCCGATGTTGAAGCTGTATCCGCCGACGCGTCAGGTGCAGGCGCTGCCGCGTCACCCGGCGATCGAGCGCGACTTGTCGGTGCTGGTGTCGGAGGATGTGTTGTGGCGGGAGATTGAGCAGGCGGTGCGGGAGGCGCAGCCGGCGTTGCTGGAGTCGGTGCGGTTTATCGGGACGTATCGCGGCAAGCCGATCGCGGCGGGGCAGAAGAGCGTGAGCTTCCGCATGGTGTTCCGCGATCCGGGCAAGACGCTGCGGCATGATGAGGTGGACCCGCAGGTGGAGACGGTGGTGGCGGCGCTGAAGGATGCGGTGAGTGCGGCGCTGCGGGTGTGA
- a CDS encoding ComF family protein: protein MPAELYFRQWLRGVLEELSPDTIELSLREVPGRVWARDELTAYCPRCGASGVVEAMTPRGCAFCVGERLVWDRLYRLGLYEEPLAGWVRASKFAGDWRRALWFGGQLGEAIGSPTGGAPVAVVPVPMHWARRWRRGYNQARLIADGLVRARGWPMVDVLHRPRRRPPQTAVLPEHRGINVADSFAIEPIDLSGWEVVLVDDVKTSGATLSACGRLLREAGAKSIVAAVAAVADPRGRGFGVKGRG from the coding sequence ATGCCCGCTGAATTGTATTTTCGACAATGGCTGCGTGGCGTGTTGGAGGAATTGTCGCCTGACACGATCGAGTTGTCGTTGCGCGAAGTGCCTGGCAGGGTGTGGGCGCGCGATGAGTTGACGGCGTATTGTCCGCGCTGCGGTGCGTCGGGGGTGGTGGAGGCGATGACGCCGCGCGGTTGTGCGTTTTGCGTGGGGGAGCGGCTGGTGTGGGATCGGCTGTATCGGCTGGGGCTGTATGAGGAGCCGTTGGCGGGGTGGGTGCGAGCGTCGAAGTTTGCGGGCGACTGGCGTCGGGCGTTGTGGTTCGGCGGTCAGTTGGGCGAGGCGATCGGGTCGCCGACGGGGGGCGCGCCGGTCGCGGTGGTGCCGGTGCCGATGCATTGGGCGCGGCGGTGGCGGCGGGGGTACAACCAGGCGCGGTTGATTGCGGATGGGTTGGTGCGTGCGCGGGGGTGGCCGATGGTGGATGTGTTGCATCGTCCGCGTCGGCGTCCGCCGCAGACGGCGGTGCTGCCGGAGCATCGTGGGATCAATGTGGCGGACTCGTTCGCGATCGAGCCGATCGACCTGAGCGGGTGGGAAGTGGTGCTGGTGGACGATGTGAAGACGAGCGGGGCGACGCTGTCGGCGTGCGGGCGGCTGCTACGCGAGGCGGGGGCGAAGAGCATTGTGGCAGCGGTGGCTGCGGTGGCGGACCCGCGGGGGCGGGGGTTTGGGGTGAAGGGGCGGGGGTGA